The Macaca fascicularis isolate 582-1 chromosome 1, T2T-MFA8v1.1 genome includes a window with the following:
- the HNRNPR gene encoding heterogeneous nuclear ribonucleoprotein R isoform X10: MKTYRQREKQGSKVQESTKGPDEAKIKVFVGKIPRDLYEDELVPLFEKAGPIWDLRLMMDPLSGQNRGYAFITFCGKEAAQEAVKLCDSYEIRPGKHLGVCISVANNRLFVGSIPKNKTKENILEEFSKVTEGLVDVILYHQPDDKKKNRGFCFLEYEDHKSAAQARRRLMSGKVKVWGNVVTVEWADPVEEPDPEVMAKVKVLFVRNLATTVTEEILEKSFSEFGKLERVKKLKDYAFVHFEDRGAAVKAMDEMNGKEIEGEEIEIVLAKPPDKKRKERQAARQASRSTAYEDYYYHPPPRMPPPIRGRGRGGGRGGYGYPPDYYGYEDYYDDYYGYDYHDYRGGYEDPYYGYDDGYAVRGRGGGRGGRGAPPPPRGRGAPPPRGRAGYSQRGAPLGPPRGSRGGRGGPAQQQRGRGSRGSRGNRGGNVGGKRKADGYNQPDSKRRQTNNQQNWGSQPIAQQPLQQGGDYSGNYGYNNDNQEFYQDTYGQQWK; encoded by the exons GTGTTTGTAGGCAAAATACCAAGAGATTTATATGAGGATGAGTTGGTGCCCCTTTTCGAGAAGGCTGGACCCATTTGGGATCTGCGTCTTATGATGGATCCACTGTCTGGTCAGAATAGAGGGTATGCATTTATCACCTTCTGTGGAAAGGAAGCTGCACAGGAAGCCGTGAAACTG TGTGACAGCTATGAAATTCGCCCTGGTAAACACCTTGGAGTGTGCATTTCTGTGGCAAACAACAGACTTTTTGTTGGATCCATTCCGAAGAATAAgactaaagaaaacattttggaagaattcagtaaagtcacag AGGGTTTGGTGGACGTTATTCTCTATCATCAACCCGATGACAAAAAGAAGAATCGGGGGTTCTGCTTCCTTGAATATGAGGATCACAAGTCAGCAGCACAAGCCAGACGCCGGCTGATGAGTGGAAAAGTAAAAGTGTGGGGAAATGTAGTTACAGTTGAATGGGCTGACCCTGTGGAAGAACCAGATCCAGAAGTCATGGCTAAG GTAAAAGTTTTGTTTGTGAGAAACTTGGCTACTACAGTGACAGAAGAAATATTGGAAAAGTCATTTTCTGAATTTGGAAAACTCGAAAGAGTAAAGAAGTTGAAAGATTATGCATTTGTTCATTTTGAAGACAGAGGAGCAGCTGTTAAg gCTATGGATGAAATGAATGGCAAAGAAATAGAAGGGGAAGAAATTGAAATAGTCTTAGCCAAGCCAccagacaagaaaaggaaagagcgCCAAGCTGCTAGACAGGCCTCCAGAAGCACTGC GTATGAAGATTATTACTACCACCCTCCTCCTCGAATGCCACCTCCAATTAGAGGTCGGGGTCGTGGTGGGGGGAGAGGTGGATATGGCTACCCTCCAGATTACTATGGCTATGAAGATTACTATGATGATTACTATGGTTATGATTATCACGACTATCGTGGAGGCTATGAAGATCCCTACTACGGCTATGATGATGGCTATGCagtaagaggaagaggaggaggaaggggagggcgAGGTGCTCCACCACCACCAAGGGGGAGGGGAGCACCACCTCCAAGAGGTAGAGCTGGCTATTCACAGAGGGGGGCACCTTTGGGACCACCAAGAGGCTCTAGGGGTGGCAGAGGGGGTCCTGCTCAACAGCAGAGAGGCCGTGGTTCCCGTGGATCTCGGGGCAATCGTGGGGGCAATGTAGGAGGCAAGAGAAAGGCAGATGGGTACAACCAACCTGATTCCAAGCGTCGTCAGACCAACAACCAACAGAACTGGGGTTCCCAACCCATCGCTCAGCAGCCGCTTCAGCAAGGTGGTGACTATTCTGGTAACTATGGTTACAATAATGACAACCAGGAATTTTATCAGGATACTTATGGGCAACAGTGGAAGTAG
- the HNRNPR gene encoding heterogeneous nuclear ribonucleoprotein R isoform X9: protein MKTYRQREKQGSKVQESTKGPDEAKIKVFVGKIPRDLYEDELVPLFEKAGPIWDLRLMMDPLSGQNRGYAFITFCGKEAAQEAVKLCDSYEIRPGKHLGVCISVANNRLFVGSIPKNKTKENILEEFSKVTGLTEGLVDVILYHQPDDKKKNRGFCFLEYEDHKSAAQARRRLMSGKVKVWGNVVTVEWADPVEEPDPEVMAKVKVLFVRNLATTVTEEILEKSFSEFGKLERVKKLKDYAFVHFEDRGAAVKAMDEMNGKEIEGEEIEIVLAKPPDKKRKERQAARQASRSTAYEDYYYHPPPRMPPPIRGRGRGGGRGGYGYPPDYYGYEDYYDDYYGYDYHDYRGGYEDPYYGYDDGYAVRGRGGGRGGRGAPPPPRGRGAPPPRGRAGYSQRGAPLGPPRGSRGGRGGPAQQQRGRGSRGSRGNRGGNVGGKRKADGYNQPDSKRRQTNNQQNWGSQPIAQQPLQQGGDYSGNYGYNNDNQEFYQDTYGQQWK from the exons GTGTTTGTAGGCAAAATACCAAGAGATTTATATGAGGATGAGTTGGTGCCCCTTTTCGAGAAGGCTGGACCCATTTGGGATCTGCGTCTTATGATGGATCCACTGTCTGGTCAGAATAGAGGGTATGCATTTATCACCTTCTGTGGAAAGGAAGCTGCACAGGAAGCCGTGAAACTG TGTGACAGCTATGAAATTCGCCCTGGTAAACACCTTGGAGTGTGCATTTCTGTGGCAAACAACAGACTTTTTGTTGGATCCATTCCGAAGAATAAgactaaagaaaacattttggaagaattcagtaaagtcaca GGTTTAACAGAGGGTTTGGTGGACGTTATTCTCTATCATCAACCCGATGACAAAAAGAAGAATCGGGGGTTCTGCTTCCTTGAATATGAGGATCACAAGTCAGCAGCACAAGCCAGACGCCGGCTGATGAGTGGAAAAGTAAAAGTGTGGGGAAATGTAGTTACAGTTGAATGGGCTGACCCTGTGGAAGAACCAGATCCAGAAGTCATGGCTAAG GTAAAAGTTTTGTTTGTGAGAAACTTGGCTACTACAGTGACAGAAGAAATATTGGAAAAGTCATTTTCTGAATTTGGAAAACTCGAAAGAGTAAAGAAGTTGAAAGATTATGCATTTGTTCATTTTGAAGACAGAGGAGCAGCTGTTAAg gCTATGGATGAAATGAATGGCAAAGAAATAGAAGGGGAAGAAATTGAAATAGTCTTAGCCAAGCCAccagacaagaaaaggaaagagcgCCAAGCTGCTAGACAGGCCTCCAGAAGCACTGC GTATGAAGATTATTACTACCACCCTCCTCCTCGAATGCCACCTCCAATTAGAGGTCGGGGTCGTGGTGGGGGGAGAGGTGGATATGGCTACCCTCCAGATTACTATGGCTATGAAGATTACTATGATGATTACTATGGTTATGATTATCACGACTATCGTGGAGGCTATGAAGATCCCTACTACGGCTATGATGATGGCTATGCagtaagaggaagaggaggaggaaggggagggcgAGGTGCTCCACCACCACCAAGGGGGAGGGGAGCACCACCTCCAAGAGGTAGAGCTGGCTATTCACAGAGGGGGGCACCTTTGGGACCACCAAGAGGCTCTAGGGGTGGCAGAGGGGGTCCTGCTCAACAGCAGAGAGGCCGTGGTTCCCGTGGATCTCGGGGCAATCGTGGGGGCAATGTAGGAGGCAAGAGAAAGGCAGATGGGTACAACCAACCTGATTCCAAGCGTCGTCAGACCAACAACCAACAGAACTGGGGTTCCCAACCCATCGCTCAGCAGCCGCTTCAGCAAGGTGGTGACTATTCTGGTAACTATGGTTACAATAATGACAACCAGGAATTTTATCAGGATACTTATGGGCAACAGTGGAAGTAG